A window from Streptomyces sp. NBC_00271 encodes these proteins:
- a CDS encoding helix-turn-helix domain-containing protein, whose product MAVAVHGNALVLDGADCLYLVGPLARYIKEQARRDGGVPPRLRAIAENVAITARAYQEGTLQGSDAGTDAFRDEVSGAPCAASVTWLTVEQTAHLLGCSTGLVRRLLRQRELIGSRAGGKGAWRVDGASVVERLGERRTEAA is encoded by the coding sequence ATGGCTGTGGCGGTGCACGGGAACGCGCTGGTCCTGGACGGCGCGGATTGTCTGTACCTGGTGGGACCGCTCGCCCGCTACATCAAGGAGCAGGCCCGGCGGGACGGCGGTGTTCCGCCACGGTTGCGGGCGATTGCCGAGAACGTCGCGATCACGGCACGTGCCTACCAGGAAGGGACTTTGCAGGGTTCCGATGCCGGAACCGATGCGTTCCGGGATGAGGTTTCTGGCGCACCGTGTGCCGCGTCAGTCACATGGCTGACCGTCGAGCAAACAGCACACCTGCTGGGCTGCTCCACCGGACTCGTGCGGAGACTGCTGCGCCAGAGGGAACTGATCGGTTCCAGAGCGGGCGGTAAAGGCGCGTGGCGTGTGGACGGCGCATCGGTTGTGGAACGGCTCGGCGAACGACGGACGGAAGCCGCATGA
- a CDS encoding helix-turn-helix transcriptional regulator codes for MTSNTPTVQDGYMPETVAEKIRSRLRVRLELPQPDERRALREAAGLTQEDIAEALGVTRAAVGHWETGARSPRGRLLTEYVDVIRVLRESA; via the coding sequence TTGACGAGCAATACACCAACCGTGCAGGATGGCTACATGCCCGAAACGGTTGCGGAGAAAATCCGCTCTCGCCTGCGAGTTCGCCTCGAACTCCCTCAGCCCGACGAACGTCGGGCGCTGCGTGAGGCCGCCGGACTGACCCAGGAAGACATCGCTGAAGCCCTCGGTGTCACCCGCGCGGCCGTCGGCCATTGGGAGACCGGGGCGCGGTCGCCTCGGGGTCGTCTGCTGACTGAGTACGTCGACGTCATCCGGGTCCTGCGGGAGTCCGCATGA
- a CDS encoding recombinase family protein, producing the protein MTPSRAVLLLRISYRKAEEEAEDDGDETAIERVHKISKGIGRQEEDGRALAKRLGWTIVKVIPEDDTSAFKRRQIKLPDGTTALRTLRPGFRAALEGLASGEFDGLIADDLDRVARDPRDLEDLIDVVESRRPRIPVESVTGSLRLANDADVTMARVMVAVANKSSRDTARRVARKHEELASEGKPGGGGFRGYGFTREGHQVVEDEARILREIGARILGDWDGWTGEQRADIDPEMGESLYSITADLERRKIPTATGVPWTPRSVGSVVSKASVAGLRSHKGEVIGKAVWDAIIPEERWKLISERLAMRAGDTDLTLQRWLNGVLCCSKCGHLMTGSHGNGGPRYWCEPKSGGCGKMAVKASFVEDEVERQVLELLGKPRILEQLRTVADTETSDEARAELAADEAQLKEMAGAYARREVTFPEYKEARGIIEKRIKESRALLVSRAPRVLRKLLAGDVAAGWEALAPVDKREVILALVPGYDVLPHDRSKGNKFDPGRLVPRA; encoded by the coding sequence ATGACTCCAAGCCGCGCCGTACTCCTCCTGCGCATCAGCTACCGCAAGGCCGAAGAAGAGGCTGAAGATGATGGCGACGAGACCGCGATCGAGCGCGTACACAAGATCTCCAAAGGGATCGGCCGCCAGGAAGAGGACGGCCGCGCCCTCGCCAAGCGCCTCGGCTGGACGATCGTCAAGGTGATCCCCGAGGACGACACCTCCGCCTTCAAGAGGCGACAGATCAAACTTCCCGACGGGACCACAGCCCTGCGCACCCTCCGGCCGGGATTCCGTGCAGCCCTCGAAGGCCTCGCCTCCGGTGAGTTCGACGGCCTGATTGCCGACGACCTTGACCGCGTCGCCCGCGACCCCCGCGACCTCGAGGACCTCATCGACGTCGTCGAGTCCCGCCGGCCGCGTATCCCTGTGGAGTCCGTCACCGGCTCGCTGCGCCTGGCCAACGACGCAGACGTCACGATGGCCCGGGTCATGGTCGCCGTCGCCAACAAGTCCAGTCGCGATACCGCACGTCGCGTCGCCCGCAAGCACGAGGAGTTGGCTTCCGAGGGCAAGCCGGGAGGCGGCGGGTTCCGTGGGTACGGCTTCACGAGGGAAGGCCACCAGGTCGTCGAGGACGAGGCCCGCATCCTGCGCGAGATCGGCGCTCGGATCCTCGGCGACTGGGACGGCTGGACCGGGGAGCAGAGGGCGGACATCGACCCGGAGATGGGGGAGTCCCTCTACTCGATCACCGCCGATTTGGAGCGGCGCAAGATCCCGACCGCGACGGGTGTCCCGTGGACTCCTCGCAGCGTGGGCTCGGTCGTCTCGAAGGCCTCCGTGGCAGGCCTGCGCTCCCACAAGGGCGAGGTCATCGGCAAGGCTGTGTGGGACGCGATCATCCCGGAGGAGCGCTGGAAGCTGATCTCTGAGCGGCTGGCCATGCGCGCGGGCGACACGGACCTCACGCTGCAGCGGTGGCTCAACGGCGTACTGTGCTGCTCCAAGTGCGGACACCTGATGACCGGAAGCCACGGCAACGGCGGCCCCCGCTACTGGTGCGAGCCCAAGAGCGGCGGCTGCGGGAAGATGGCTGTGAAGGCCTCGTTCGTGGAGGACGAGGTGGAGCGCCAGGTCCTCGAGCTGCTGGGCAAGCCGCGCATCCTGGAGCAGCTGCGGACGGTCGCCGACACTGAGACGTCGGACGAGGCGCGCGCCGAGCTGGCCGCGGATGAGGCGCAGTTGAAGGAGATGGCCGGCGCGTACGCCCGCCGGGAGGTGACGTTCCCGGAGTACAAGGAAGCGCGCGGGATCATCGAGAAGCGGATCAAGGAGTCGCGGGCGCTGCTGGTTTCGCGGGCGCCGCGGGTGCTGCGGAAGCTTCTCGCTGGCGATGTGGCAGCGGGCTGGGAGGCTCTGGCTCCGGTGGACAAGCGTGAGGTGATCCTCGCTCTGGTGCCGGGGTACGACGTGCTGCCGCATGACCGGTCCAAGGGGAACAAGTTCGACCCCGGGCGACTGGTGCCGAGGGCCTGA
- a CDS encoding helix-hairpin-helix domain-containing protein has translation MTALGVLLVVAVVFAVQQFWGGRTQSVRAPEVVRATAPYGGQSGVVERKSAEPGGAAGAPPSPAGSAGSTGPAIVVDVSGKVRSPGLQRLPAGSRVEDALRAAGGVRPGANTEGLNRARLLVDGEQVLVGVPVAVTGPVMGGGSSATGIGGSASGAAPSAPVSLNTATVDQLDTLPGVGPVLAQHIIDYRSQHGGFRSVDELREVNGIGDPRCQC, from the coding sequence GTGACCGCACTCGGTGTGCTGCTCGTTGTCGCCGTGGTCTTCGCCGTGCAGCAGTTCTGGGGTGGCCGGACGCAGTCGGTGCGGGCTCCCGAGGTGGTGCGGGCAACGGCGCCGTACGGCGGGCAGAGTGGCGTGGTGGAGCGGAAGTCGGCGGAGCCGGGAGGCGCAGCCGGGGCGCCGCCGAGCCCGGCTGGTTCGGCCGGTTCGACCGGGCCCGCGATCGTGGTGGACGTCAGCGGCAAGGTGCGCAGTCCTGGGCTGCAACGACTGCCGGCCGGGTCGCGGGTCGAGGACGCGCTGCGGGCCGCGGGTGGGGTGCGGCCGGGTGCGAACACCGAGGGGCTCAACCGGGCCCGCCTCCTGGTGGACGGCGAACAGGTCCTGGTGGGCGTCCCCGTCGCCGTGACTGGACCGGTCATGGGCGGCGGCTCCAGTGCCACAGGGATCGGCGGGTCCGCTTCAGGAGCGGCTCCTTCGGCTCCCGTCTCCCTCAACACGGCCACCGTGGACCAGCTCGACACCCTGCCGGGCGTCGGTCCCGTTCTCGCCCAGCACATCATCGACTACCGCTCCCAGCACGGCGGCTTCCGCTCGGTCGACGAGCTCCGCGAGGTCAATGGCATCGGCGATCCGAGATGTCAATGCTAA
- a CDS encoding DegV family protein — protein sequence MSRHVAIVTDSTAYLPPRTMERHGITAVPLTVVLGNEALEEGTEISARSLAQALQKRRSVTTSRPSPEVFAAAYRRVAESGATDIVSLHLSAELSGTYDAAVLAAREAPVPVRVVDTGMIAMALGFCALAAAESAEAGGTVDEAVTAAEKRAAGTYAYFYVDTLDYLRRGGRIGAAQALLGSALAVKPLLQLDGGRIELLEKVRTASKAIARLEEIVAERAGSAQVDIAVHHLAAPERASALADRLRARVPGVVDLHVSEVGAVIGAHTGPGLLGAVVSPR from the coding sequence ATGTCCCGCCATGTCGCGATCGTCACCGATTCCACGGCCTACTTGCCGCCCCGGACGATGGAGCGCCACGGCATCACCGCGGTGCCCCTGACCGTCGTTCTCGGCAATGAGGCGCTCGAAGAGGGCACCGAGATCTCGGCCCGCTCCCTGGCGCAGGCACTTCAGAAGCGGCGCTCCGTCACCACGTCCCGGCCCAGCCCCGAGGTCTTCGCCGCGGCCTACCGCAGGGTCGCCGAGTCGGGCGCGACCGACATCGTCTCGCTCCACCTGTCCGCCGAGCTCTCCGGCACCTACGACGCCGCCGTCCTCGCGGCCCGTGAGGCCCCGGTCCCCGTGCGGGTGGTGGACACCGGGATGATCGCGATGGCCCTCGGGTTCTGCGCACTGGCCGCGGCCGAGTCCGCGGAGGCGGGGGGCACCGTCGACGAGGCGGTCACGGCCGCGGAGAAGCGGGCCGCCGGCACCTATGCGTACTTCTACGTCGACACGCTCGACTATCTGCGTCGCGGCGGCCGGATCGGTGCCGCACAGGCGCTGTTGGGCTCCGCGCTCGCGGTGAAGCCGCTGCTCCAGCTCGACGGAGGGCGGATCGAACTCCTGGAGAAGGTACGGACGGCGTCCAAGGCGATCGCCCGGCTCGAGGAGATCGTGGCCGAACGGGCGGGCAGTGCCCAGGTCGACATCGCCGTCCACCATCTCGCCGCTCCCGAGCGGGCGTCCGCTCTCGCGGACCGGTTGCGGGCGCGGGTGCCGGGCGTTGTCGATCTGCATGTGAGCGAGGTCGGTGCGGTGATCGGGGCGCACACGGGTCCCGGGCTGCTGGGAGCGGTCGTCTCGCCTCGATGA
- the leuS gene encoding leucine--tRNA ligase translates to MSETNPAAASEVAAPHRYTAAMAAEIEARWQDFWDAEGTYEAPNPSGDLAGDPELAAKPKKFIMDMFPYPSGAGLHVGHPLGYIATDVFARFQRMTGHNVLHTLGFDAFGLPAEQYAVQTGTHPRVSTEANIENMKAQLRALGLGHDKRRSFATIDPGYYKWTQWIFLQIFNSWYDDEADKARPISVLIAQFESGERAVPSVDGATRAWNELTATERADVLSEYRLAYASDAPVNWSPGLGTVLANEEVTADGRSERGNFPVFKAKLRQWNMRITAYADRLLDDLEALDWPEAIKLQQRNWIGRSEGARVDFPIDGEAITVFTTRPDTLFGATYMVLAPEHPLVDKFVPEAWPEGSHEAWTGGHATPAEAVAAYRVQAASKSDVERQAEAKDKTGVFTGAYATNPVNGEQVPVFIADYVLMGYGTGAIMAVPAGDQRDFEFARAFELPIRCIVEPTDGRGTDTSTWESAFGAYDAKIINSSNDDISLDGLAVAEAKERITEWLARKGIGEGTVNFRLRDWLFSRQRYWGEPFPIVYDEDGVAHALPESMLPLELPEVEDYSPRTFDPDDANTSPETPLSRNEDWVNVTLDLGDGRGPQKYRRETNTMPNWAGSCWYELRYLDPHNDQKLVDPAIEQYWMGPREGQPHGGVDLYVGGAEHAVLHLLYARFWSKVLYDLGYVSSVEPFHKLFNQGMIQAFVYRDSRGIAVPAAEVEERDGAYYYQGERVSRLLGKMGKSLKNAVTPDEICAEYGADTLRLYEMAMGPLDVSRPWDTRAVVGQYRLLQRLWRNVVDETTGEVTVVDTPADEDTLRALHKAIDGVRQDLEGLRFNTAIAKVTELNNHLTKVGGPVSRTVAEPLVLLVAPLAPHIAEELWRKLGHTDSIVHQDFPVADPAYVVDEAVTCVVQIKGKVKARLEVSPSISDADLEKIALADEKVVAALDGAGIRKVIVRAPKLVNIVTA, encoded by the coding sequence ATGAGCGAGACGAACCCCGCTGCCGCCTCCGAGGTGGCAGCGCCGCACCGCTACACGGCCGCGATGGCCGCTGAGATCGAGGCACGCTGGCAGGACTTCTGGGACGCCGAGGGCACGTACGAGGCGCCGAACCCCAGCGGTGACCTGGCGGGCGATCCCGAGTTGGCCGCCAAGCCCAAGAAGTTCATCATGGACATGTTCCCGTACCCCTCGGGAGCGGGTCTGCACGTCGGCCACCCCCTGGGCTACATCGCCACCGATGTATTCGCCCGGTTCCAGCGCATGACGGGCCACAACGTCCTGCACACCCTGGGCTTTGACGCCTTCGGTCTGCCCGCCGAGCAGTACGCCGTGCAGACGGGCACCCACCCGCGCGTGTCCACCGAGGCCAACATCGAGAACATGAAGGCCCAGCTGCGCGCGCTGGGCCTGGGTCACGACAAGCGCCGGTCGTTCGCCACGATCGACCCGGGGTACTACAAGTGGACCCAGTGGATCTTCCTGCAGATCTTCAACTCCTGGTACGACGACGAGGCGGACAAGGCCCGTCCGATCTCCGTGCTGATCGCCCAGTTCGAGAGCGGCGAGCGCGCCGTACCGAGCGTTGACGGCGCCACGCGCGCGTGGAACGAGCTGACCGCCACCGAGCGCGCCGACGTCCTGAGCGAGTACCGGCTGGCGTACGCCTCCGACGCGCCCGTCAACTGGTCCCCCGGGCTGGGCACGGTGCTGGCCAACGAGGAGGTCACCGCCGACGGCCGCTCCGAGCGCGGGAACTTCCCCGTCTTCAAGGCCAAGCTGCGCCAGTGGAACATGCGCATCACGGCGTACGCCGACCGGCTGCTGGACGACCTGGAGGCGCTGGACTGGCCCGAGGCGATCAAGCTGCAGCAGCGCAACTGGATCGGCCGCTCCGAGGGTGCCCGCGTCGACTTCCCGATCGACGGCGAAGCCATCACGGTCTTCACCACGCGCCCGGACACTCTGTTCGGCGCCACCTACATGGTGCTGGCGCCCGAGCACCCGCTGGTCGACAAGTTCGTCCCCGAAGCCTGGCCCGAGGGCAGCCACGAGGCGTGGACCGGCGGTCACGCCACGCCCGCCGAGGCCGTCGCCGCCTACCGCGTGCAGGCCGCCTCGAAGTCCGACGTCGAACGGCAGGCCGAGGCCAAGGACAAGACCGGTGTCTTCACCGGCGCCTACGCGACCAACCCGGTCAACGGCGAGCAGGTCCCGGTCTTCATCGCCGACTACGTCCTGATGGGCTACGGCACCGGCGCGATCATGGCCGTCCCGGCGGGCGACCAGCGCGACTTCGAGTTCGCGCGCGCCTTCGAGCTGCCGATCCGCTGCATCGTCGAGCCGACCGACGGCCGCGGCACCGACACGTCGACGTGGGAGAGCGCCTTCGGGGCGTACGACGCGAAGATCATCAACTCTTCCAACGACGACATCTCGCTGGACGGCCTGGCGGTGGCCGAGGCGAAGGAGCGCATCACCGAGTGGCTGGCACGCAAGGGCATCGGTGAGGGCACCGTCAACTTCCGTCTGCGCGACTGGCTGTTCAGCCGCCAGCGCTACTGGGGCGAGCCCTTCCCGATCGTCTACGACGAGGACGGCGTCGCGCACGCGCTGCCCGAGTCGATGCTGCCCCTGGAGCTGCCGGAGGTCGAGGACTACTCGCCGCGCACCTTCGACCCGGACGACGCGAACACCTCTCCCGAGACGCCGCTGTCCCGCAACGAGGACTGGGTCAACGTCACCCTGGACCTGGGCGACGGCCGCGGCCCGCAGAAGTACCGCCGCGAGACCAACACCATGCCCAACTGGGCCGGTTCCTGCTGGTACGAGCTGCGCTACCTGGACCCGCACAACGACCAGAAGCTGGTCGACCCGGCCATCGAGCAGTACTGGATGGGCCCGCGCGAGGGCCAGCCGCACGGTGGCGTCGACCTGTACGTCGGCGGCGCCGAGCACGCCGTGCTGCACCTGCTGTACGCGCGCTTCTGGTCGAAGGTGCTGTACGACCTGGGGTATGTCTCCTCGGTCGAGCCGTTCCACAAGCTGTTCAACCAGGGCATGATCCAGGCCTTCGTGTACCGCGACAGCCGTGGCATCGCCGTGCCGGCCGCCGAGGTGGAGGAGCGCGACGGCGCGTACTACTACCAGGGCGAGAGGGTCTCCCGACTGCTGGGCAAGATGGGCAAGTCCCTGAAGAACGCGGTCACTCCGGACGAGATCTGCGCCGAGTACGGCGCGGACACCCTGCGCCTGTACGAGATGGCGATGGGTCCCCTGGACGTGTCGCGGCCGTGGGACACGCGCGCGGTGGTGGGCCAGTACCGGCTGCTGCAGCGGCTGTGGCGCAACGTCGTCGACGAGACCACGGGCGAGGTCACGGTCGTCGACACCCCGGCCGACGAGGACACCCTGCGGGCACTGCACAAGGCGATCGACGGCGTGCGCCAGGACCTGGAGGGCCTGCGCTTCAACACCGCCATCGCCAAGGTCACCGAGCTGAACAACCACCTGACCAAGGTCGGCGGCCCCGTGTCGCGCACGGTCGCCGAGCCCCTGGTGCTGCTGGTCGCGCCGCTGGCCCCGCACATCGCCGAGGAACTGTGGCGCAAGCTGGGCCACACCGACTCGATCGTCCACCAGGACTTCCCGGTGGCCGACCCGGCGTACGTCGTGGACGAGGCCGTGACCTGCGTCGTGCAGATCAAGGGCAAGGTCAAGGCACGCCTGGAGGTCTCCCCGTCGATCTCCGACGCGGACCTGGAGAAGATCGCGCTGGCCGACGAGAAGGTCGTCGCCGCGCTGGACGGCGCGGGCATCCGCAAGGTGATCGTGCGGGCGCCGAAGCTGGTGAACATCGTCACGGCGTAG